The Mesorhizobium sp. AR10 genome includes the window GATGCGTTCAGCCCGACCTTCTGCTGATAGGCCTGGATGGCCTTGCGCGTGTTGGGCCCGGAGATGCCGTCGACGGTGCCGGAATAGAAATCGAGGTCCTTCAATATGCCCTGCACCTGTTCGACAACAGGGTCGCTCTTGACCGGGGCCGAGCCCGGCCGGACGATGTTGATGGTGGTTTCGGGCTCGTCGGTGCCCGACTGGGAAAAGCCCTCAATGCTCCTGGTGGCAAAAAACGCGCCGGCATGCGGAAAGGGCTGATACCACAGGGCGTTGGCCGAGACGTAGAACAGCGTCACAAGGAATGCGGTTGAACCGCCAACCAGGACCGGATTGCGCGAGATCAGGCTGCCGACAGCCATCGCTCCGTCCTCGAAGCTACTGCCGCGGCGCTTGACCGCCTTAAGCTGTTTTGCGGAGCGAGCCATTCCTGTCCCCTTCCCCCTTCGTCCTGGCCGCGGGCATCGGCAGCACGCCGATCTTGTCGGTCGAGCGTTCCCTCGGCCCGTTCACCGGAAAGCTGATCGCAACCGTGGTGCCCTCGCCCGGCATGCTCTCGATCGACATCGTGCCCTCGTGCAGCGCCACCAGGCCCTTGACCAGCGACAGGCCAAGGCCGGTTCCCTCGAAGCGGCGCGTGTAGTCGTTCTGGATCTGCATGAACGGCTTGCCGAGATTGGCAAAGTCTTCTTCCGCAATGCCGATGCCGGTATCCCTCACCCAGAAATGCAGCCGCGAGCCGATCCGCTTGGCGCCGACGACGACTGCCCCGCCATCGGGCGTAAACTTGATCGCATTGGAGACAAGGTTGATGAGGATCTGCTGCACGGCACGGCGATCGGCGTTTATTTCGCCGGCGTCCGGTGCAATCTGTGCCTGCAGATCGATGTTCTTTGCCTCAGCCTGCAACTGCATCATGGACTGGCACATTTCGACCGCATCGAGGAACCGGAACGGTTCCGGCTGGGTCGCATAGGCGCCCGCTTCGATCCTGGACACGTCGAGTATCGAGGTGACGACGGCAAGCAAATGCTGGCCGGCATCCCTGACCAGGCCGACATATTCCTTCTGGCGCGGATCCTTGAAGCCGCCAAACATCTCATGCAGCAGCATGTCGGAAAAACCGATGATGGCGTTGAGCGGCGTGCGAAGCTCGTGGCTGACGACTGCCAGGAACCGTCCCTTCGCCACCTCGGCGGACGCAGCCGCCTCGCTGGCAGCAGCAAGATCGTCGCGCAGTCCGGCAATTTCATCGTTCTCGCGCAGCACCAGCGTGAAGATGTCCTTCTCCATCTCGCCCCGCACCAGTTCGAGACAAAACGGCCGATAGTTGTCGGCCGTCGGACCGCCGCCGTTTTGCGGCAGCCGGACGCGAAGATCGAGCCGGCGCGCCGGCGCGCCATCGCGCATATCGGCGAGCGCGCTGAGATAGGAAACGCGATCGGACAGATGGATACGATCGAACAGGCCGGTGCCGGAAAGCAATTCCGGCGGCAGCTTGAGGATCGTGCGCGCCTTTGCCGACGCATCGAGGACCTCGCCATGCCTGGCGAGGCGCAGGACGACAGCGTCGATGATGTCTTCGAGACGGCCGTTTTTGGCCAGTGCAGGCTGGGCCTGCGCGGCATTGCCGAAGGCGGCAAGCCGGGGAACCAGCGTCAGCGCCCAGGCCAGCGGCAGCAGCCAGTGCCACGCGGCGATTTCGGCCGAACCGAGGGGAAAGACAGAGCCGGCAAAGGGCTGCAGCAGCACCGCGACCAGAGCAGATACGCCTCCCCACAGTGCCGCACGGCGCGATGCGCCGATCCACCAGGCTTCGAACGGCAGTGCCACGGCAAGCAGGGTGACCGGCGAGGCCAGGCCGCCTGCCGCCGCGATGACGCCGGCAAGTGCCAGACCACCCACCGCAAGCGCAACCTGGCCGGCGAGCGCCATCTTGCCGGAGGCCGCCACCAGCAAGGCGGCGAACCAGCAAAGGCCGAAAGCGGCAAAGATCGTTGCGACAGTGACGGCCGCGCCCAGGCCCGAGGTGACCAGCGTGACTGCGGCGCCTGCAGTGAAGAACGGAGCGGCCAGCATGACGCCGATGAACCGGCGGTGGCGCAAGCGGTCATCCTGGCCGGTGATGGCAGGATGAACCATACGGTCGCAACCGGCAGCAAGCGCGCCAGGCAATCCAACGTATCTGGCCGTAATCGAACTCAACTCAACGCACTCGCACCCGGTCGTGAACTGCCCTGCTTTGCAGGTCGCTTTTTTGTTGATTTGAAACTCGCATCCAGCGTTTAAGGAATGGATAAGGCTGAGCCGACCAACGCCCGGCGTGCGGCAAATATTGCGGCGCTGGCACGTGAATTCCCAGGCAAATGCCGCCATAGTAAACAGAGCGTTATCCCTTGGCGGCGCCCTTGCGCTTGAAACAGCCGGCATCCAAGCCGCTTGATTTTTGGAAAAACCAATAAAAAACAGATAGATAGGTAGTTACTGCCTGCTTAAGAAAATCAACGGCATTTGAGGTAATTCGGATGCAAAACGCGCCGTTTCGAATTTACCTAAAATTTGAGGAAAATCTTCGCTGTCCCTGCAAGCCGTCCTTTGCGCGTCTGTGCCAGTATCGTGCCCATAAAAGAGGTCATGCCGCATGGATGCATGATCCGGTCACGGACGAGAGGGCAGAGACATGGTCTTTCTGATAAGAATGGCTTTCTGGTTTTCGCTGGTGCTTCTGGCATTGCCGCTGAGTGTCGGCCCCGACGAGGCCGGGCACCAGAGCGTCGGGCCGATCCAGGCCCTGTTTGCGGCACGCGAAGCGGTCGGCGACATTGCCGGCATCTGTGAACGCAAGCCCGATGTCTGCGAGACCGGCAAGTCGGCAATGCATACGATCAGCGCCAGGGCCAAGGAGACCGCCAAGATTGCGGCCGCCATGCTGGATGACGACACTGCCAAACCGGACATGTCGGTTGCCACCGGCAGCGTGCCCGAGGAAATTGTCTTGCCGGCGACAGTCAACGTCCCGGTGAAAAACTAAGAGATTAGCCAAATTGTTGGCGACACCGCAGGCTCGTCAGACCTCTCGACGCCTGCGGTGATTTCTTCTTTTTCCGTGACGCGGCAGCGCTGGATGACTATATCCGGCGTGATGACGACGACGATCCAGACGATCCGCGACGACTTTTCGCTCCTCGACGAGTGGGAAGACCGCTATCGCTATGTGATCGAGTTGGGCGAGGCACTGCCGCCGTTTCCCGACGGGGAACGCAATCCCGCCAACAAGGTGCCGGGATGCGTCAGCCAGGTCTGGCTGACCACCGACCGTGGACCGGGCGCCGACCCGGTGATCACCTTCACCGGCGATTCGGACGCCCATATCGTGCGCGGGCTGGTCGCCATCATGCTGGCGCTGTATTCGCAACGGCCCGCCAGCGAGATCCTGAAAACCGACGCGGAAGACACGTTGAAGGGGCTCGGCCTCGACGAACACCTTTCGCCGCAGCGCGCCAATGGCTTGCGTTCGATGGTCAAGCGCATCAAGCGCGACGCCGAAGCGGCCCTGAAGCAGACAGCCTGACCAGATTCTGACCGGCGTGCGATTGCCTGTCGGCATCGGCTCGACGCTTGGCCCGCAAAAGCAAAACGGCGCCCGCAGGCGCCGTTGATAGTCAAATCCAGAGAGAACAGAACGGTATCAGCGCCCCTTGCGCTTGCGGCCGAGACCCATCTTCTTGGCGAGCTGGGAACGGGCAGCAGCATAGTTGGGCGCAACCATCGGATAGCTTGCGTCCAGATTCCACTTCTCACGGTATTCGTCGGGCGTCAGACCGTAGTGGGTCATCAAATGACGCTTGAGCGACTTGAACTTCTTGCCGTCCTCAAGACAGACGATGTAGTCGTCATGGACAGAGCGCTTCGGGTTTACCGCAGGCTTCTGCTTGTCGGCAGGAGGTGGTTCGGCGGCTCCACCCACGCGGCCGAGAGCGGCATGGACATCGGCAATAAGGTTCGGCAGTTCGCCGACCGGCACCGGATTGTTGCTGACATAGGCAGCAACCACGTCGGCGGTCAGTTCGATCAGCGCATCACTGTTTGTGGAAGGTGTTTCGGCGATATCCATGGTGTTCTGGGTCCCAACGAGGTTGTTTCTGTCTGCGCCCTTTTTCTGAAGGCAGGGCATCGCGCGAATTTCAGGCAGGAAAGACCCTCACGATTCGCGTCGGGGCATCTTAATGAGCCCACCAACCAAGTAAGTCAATTCGCTTGTTGCGTTATATTCAGCGATATTAGTCAAATATTCCGCGTTCAGCTTCAATCTTTCGTGCACTGTGTAACTTTGCGATATTTTCTGGCCAGACCAGCAGCGGCTGACGCTGCGTCAAGGCCGCAATTACATCGCAACATCAGGTAAATGGATTTCGATGCTTCGGCTATGCTTGGCCGCGCCATGCTACCAGTTATCGGATTCTAATAAAATCACAGGTTGCGAGGTTTTGCTGGTGCGCGCGGACGAGCAAGCCCGGAGCCACAGGGCCGGCCCCATCAATGAGGCGTGATGTATTTTCCATAGACCCAGCCGGTGACGAAGTTGCCGTTTTGCGCCGGATCGTGCCAGACTTCGCACCAGCGGTAGCGGATTTTCTGTTCCTGCTTCCAGTGCGGCTGACCGGCGATATCGAGCAGGTTTATCCCGCCGGTGCATTTGCCGGTCATCTGCAAGACAGTCCCGTTGGGATAGGCGGCCTGCTTCTGCGACGTACCCGACGGGTATTTGCGTATGTTGAGCGTATCGCCAAATGGCACGTTGGTCACTTGCCAAGCTGCGAACACGGTTGCATGAGATTGGCCCGTGAAGGCCAAAACTGTAGAAGCGACGGCAAAGGCCGCAGCGGTGCGAAAATAGAATTTCATCATTCCCTCCTCCGGCTCCTCTCCTGAAGCCCGTCGCGACATTAGGTCCGGCCCCTTGAACGCGCGCTGATCGGCGTGTTCATTCGCCATTCAAGATTTTTCCTCAGCGAGACGCAATGACCAGGACACCTGTATTCCCAACCGTCAGCCCGCCGGCCCCCGAAAAGCGGCCAGTCTTCGACACGCATCATGGAACGACGCGGACGGACGACTATGCCTGGCTGAGAGCCGACAATTGGCAGGAGATGTTCAGGGATCCTTCCCTGCTCGACGGCCGGATTCGCGCCCAGCTCGAAGCCGAGAACGCATATCAGGCGACGCTGATGGCAGACACCGTCCAGTTGCAGAAGCAGCTTTTCACGGAAATGAAAGGGCGCATCAAGGAAGACGATTCTACCGTGCCGATGAAGGATGGCCCCTATGCCTACGGTTCATCCTTCAAGCTTGGCGGCGAACAGCCGCGCTATTTCCGCATGCCGCGCGATGGCGGCGACCAGCAGATCCTGCTTGACGGCGACGCCGAGGCCGAGGGCAAGGCCTATTTCCGCCTAG containing:
- a CDS encoding peptidoglycan-binding protein → MARSAKQLKAVKRRGSSFEDGAMAVGSLISRNPVLVGGSTAFLVTLFYVSANALWYQPFPHAGAFFATRSIEGFSQSGTDEPETTINIVRPGSAPVKSDPVVEQVQGILKDLDFYSGTVDGISGPNTRKAIQAYQQKVGLNASGEIDSVLLDQLGATPTTSAVVPRPMPRPIEMAAVPTPTPVSAPANTATPEPDARIVKIQAGLKAFGNDDMQLDGVVGARTKAAIKEFQSLFGLPQTGEPDEVVYVKMREIGLTN
- a CDS encoding ATP-binding protein — its product is MVHPAITGQDDRLRHRRFIGVMLAAPFFTAGAAVTLVTSGLGAAVTVATIFAAFGLCWFAALLVAASGKMALAGQVALAVGGLALAGVIAAAGGLASPVTLLAVALPFEAWWIGASRRAALWGGVSALVAVLLQPFAGSVFPLGSAEIAAWHWLLPLAWALTLVPRLAAFGNAAQAQPALAKNGRLEDIIDAVVLRLARHGEVLDASAKARTILKLPPELLSGTGLFDRIHLSDRVSYLSALADMRDGAPARRLDLRVRLPQNGGGPTADNYRPFCLELVRGEMEKDIFTLVLRENDEIAGLRDDLAAASEAAASAEVAKGRFLAVVSHELRTPLNAIIGFSDMLLHEMFGGFKDPRQKEYVGLVRDAGQHLLAVVTSILDVSRIEAGAYATQPEPFRFLDAVEMCQSMMQLQAEAKNIDLQAQIAPDAGEINADRRAVQQILINLVSNAIKFTPDGGAVVVGAKRIGSRLHFWVRDTGIGIAEEDFANLGKPFMQIQNDYTRRFEGTGLGLSLVKGLVALHEGTMSIESMPGEGTTVAISFPVNGPRERSTDKIGVLPMPAARTKGEGDRNGSLRKTA
- a CDS encoding DUF5330 domain-containing protein, coding for MVFLIRMAFWFSLVLLALPLSVGPDEAGHQSVGPIQALFAAREAVGDIAGICERKPDVCETGKSAMHTISARAKETAKIAAAMLDDDTAKPDMSVATGSVPEEIVLPATVNVPVKN
- a CDS encoding SufE family protein encodes the protein MTTTIQTIRDDFSLLDEWEDRYRYVIELGEALPPFPDGERNPANKVPGCVSQVWLTTDRGPGADPVITFTGDSDAHIVRGLVAIMLALYSQRPASEILKTDAEDTLKGLGLDEHLSPQRANGLRSMVKRIKRDAEAALKQTA
- a CDS encoding MucR family transcriptional regulator, with protein sequence MDIAETPSTNSDALIELTADVVAAYVSNNPVPVGELPNLIADVHAALGRVGGAAEPPPADKQKPAVNPKRSVHDDYIVCLEDGKKFKSLKRHLMTHYGLTPDEYREKWNLDASYPMVAPNYAAARSQLAKKMGLGRKRKGR
- a CDS encoding SH3 domain-containing protein; amino-acid sequence: MMKFYFRTAAAFAVASTVLAFTGQSHATVFAAWQVTNVPFGDTLNIRKYPSGTSQKQAAYPNGTVLQMTGKCTGGINLLDIAGQPHWKQEQKIRYRWCEVWHDPAQNGNFVTGWVYGKYITPH